One Natronorubrum halophilum genomic window, CTGTCGTGAGTGCCACCGGGTCAACGATCCGGACAACGAAACCTGCGACTCCTGTAACTCCTCGTCGCTGACCGAGGACTGGGCCGGCTACGTCGTCATCGCCCATCCCGAGGAGAGCGAAATCGCCACCGAGATGCAGGTAACCGAACCCGGCGCGTACGCGCTGAAAGTCCGGTAACTGTGGCTCGCGACGACGAGCGGTCGTCGGAATCGGATCCCGCCGATCCCGACGAACAACTGCTGGTTCTCCCCGACGACCTCCGCCACGAACTCAAGGAGCCGATGGGGCCGATCGAAACCGACGCCGAGACGCTCCTCGAGGACGTCGACGGGCCACTGATCGCGGTCGGCGACGTCGTCACCTACCATTTCCTGCAGGCGGGTCGCCCGCCGGACGTCGCGCTCGTCGACGAGCGAACCAAACGACAGGAGGTGGACGAAGAGATCCGCGAGACCGTCACCGAAGCGACGCACCTCGAGGCCATGAACCCGCCCGCCGAGATTTCGGCGGCGGTGATCGAGGCGCTGCTCGAGGGACTCGCCCGCGAGGAACCGACCACGGTCCTCGTCGAGGGCGAGGAGGATCTGGTCGCGCTGCCCGCCATCGTCGCCGCACCAGAGGGTGCGAGCGTCGTCTACGGCCAACCCGACGAGGGGATGGTCCACGTGAAGGTGAGCGACGAGCACCGAGCCGAGATGCGTGCGCTGCTCGATCGGTTCGAGGGGGACACGGAGCGGTTTTGGAAACTGCTCGACCGGGACGACGGGTAGTCGATGCCGTCGATTCGATCGTAATTATGTTTCTCGACCGCCTACTCGAGTTCGATGAGAGACGACTCCGAGGCGAAACGGGCGGCCGCGTCGTCGTTCGACGTCGCCGCTGTCGACTACTTCGACAGCGACGTCCACAGGCAGGGAACCGATCTCGAACGGCTCGCGGACTGGTGTCGGGACGCGGACGAGGTGCTCGACGTCGCCACGGGCGCGGGACACGTCGCCGGTGCCGTAGCCGAGCGCGGCGTCTCGACCGTCGTCGCCGTCGACGCCTCGCGAGCGATGGTCGCGACCGCCGAACGGGAGTTCGACGGGGTTGCGGGCGCGATGGCCGACGCCGAGCGGTTACCGTTCGCCGCGAACTCGTTCGACGCCGTCTCGTGTCGAATCGCGGCCCACCACTTTCCCGACCCGGAGGCGTTCGTCGCGGAGGTCGCCCGCGTGCTTCGTCCGGGCGGGACGTTCGCGTTCGAGGACAGCGTCGCGCCCGACGACGACGCGCTCGAGTCGTTTCTCGACCGCGTCGAACGGCTCCGAGATCCGACGCACGTCCGCTCGTACCGCACGGATCGGTGGTGCGAGTGGCTCGAGGAACGGGGATTCGTCGTCGAGGGGGTCCACCGTCTGAGGAAGACCCTCGAGTTCGATAGCTGGACGGCCGCGCAGTCGGTCGACGCCGACCGCCGGGCGGAACTCGAGTCGGTGCTGCTCGACGCCTCGCCGGCGGCGGCGTCGTTCTTCGAGATCGAGGCCGAAGACGGGACCGTCCGGTCGTTCGCGAACCTCAAGGCGCTCGTTCGCGCGACGCGAGTCGAGTGACGCGCCGAAGCGGAGCGGAGGTGGCGGGAAGGGGGTCGGGTCGGCGTTCTCACTCGAGGACGGTGTGCTCGAGGGTGCCGATCCCTTCGACCTTGAGTGCGACCGTATCGCCGTCCTCGAGCCACGTACCCAACTCGAGTCCACAGCCCCCACCCACGGTCCCGCTGCCAATGACGTCGCCGGGATGGAGCGTCTCGGACTGGGAGACGTGCGCGATGATATCGGAGAAGGAGTGGTACATCTCGTCGACAGTACCCTCGGACCAGACCTCGCCGTCGATGCGGGCGGTCATGGAGGCCTCGAGGACGTCGATATCGCTCGCGGGAACGACGTACGGCCCGAGCCCGTTCGCGAAGTCCTTGCCCTTCGCCGGGCCGAGTCGCCCCTTCATCTCCGTTCCCTGGATATCGCGGGCGCTGAAGTCGTTGAACACGGTGTAGCCGGCGATGTAGTCTTCTGCGTTTTCAACCGCGATATCCCGGCCTCGTTTGCCGATCACGGCCGCGATCTCGAGTTCGTAGTCCATGATCGACGAATACGCGGGCCACCGGATCGTTTCGCCCGGCGCGACGACGCTGTCGGCGTTGCCCTTGTAGTACACTGGCAACTCGTACCAGACGTCGTCGATCTCGCCGTCCGTGCTGTTTTGCACGTGCTCCTCGATGGCCATGAAATCGCGCAGCGAGTTGGGGCGCGGAAGCGGCGCGAGCAGATCGTACTCGCCCGGTTCGTAGCGGATCTTCGCCCCGTCAGGGCAGCGCTCGGCGTCGGTCTCGGCCGCGTACTCGAGCGCTTCCCTCGCGTCGTCGATCGCCCGGTCGCCGCGCTCGAGGAAGGCGATCATCTCCGACGGGACGTGGGCGCGAGCGAGGTCGGTTCGGGTTCGCCCTCGGCCTCGAGTGTCGCGGCGTAAGCCGCGGTGAGATCAACGAGTGTGGCCTCCCCGGCAGCCACACCCTCGCTCTCGGCCGCCTCGGCCACGGCACCGATGCGTTCGACCGGGCCGACGGGGGTTCGCACCTCGAAGGTTGCGAGTTTCATACATCCGCACCTCTCCCGGCGCTCTCGATAAAAGCGACAGGACGTACCCAGCCCGCACTCCCGTTCTCGATCTTGATGGGGAACGCAACGATCGGAATATCGGTCTTGCGCGGCAGTGCATCGAGGTTTGCCATCTTCTCGATCTGGCAGTACTCGACCTCGCGACCGGCGACGTGGGCCGGCCACAGCTCCGCCTCGTCACCGCTTTCGACGTAGCGCTCGCCCATCGCGGTGAAGGGTTTGTCGAAGCCGTAGGCGTCCGTACCGATCACGTTCACGCCCCGTTCGACGAGGTATTTCGTTCCCTCGCCGCCCATGCCGGGGAACTGCGTGAGGTAGTCGGGCGTGCCCCACAGCTCGTCGGCACCGGTCTGGATCAGGACGATCTCGCCGGGTGAGAGGTCGTGGCCGAGTTCGTCGAGCGCCGCCTCGAGGTCGGCCACCGAAATCTCCGCACCGGGCTCCATCCACCGGAAGTCGAGCACGACCGCGTTCCCGCGACACCACTCGAGGGGAATCTCCTCGATCGTCTTCGCCGGTTCGCCGTCGACTTCGGGACCGTAGTGCCACGGCGCGTCGAGGTGGGTCCCCGCGTGGGGGATCACCTCGAGATCTTCCCAGGCCAATCCCATCCCCTCGGGGAAGTCGCTCGCGTCGATATCGTGGCCGAGCGCCCGGAGATTCTGGGCGAGTCGCTCGGCCCCCACCTCGTGGTCGAACGCGTCGATAGACGGCGGCATTGGTTCGCTCGGTGGACCGTCCTCGAGGCCGATGCTCAGGTCGATCAACGCGGTATCGTCGGCTGTCAACAGATCGCACATAGGAGTCACGATTCGGGGAACCCCATTTGAAAGTGTTTGCAGTGATGAGCGCTCGAGCAGCCGAGTCCGTCGGGGAAACGGAAAACCGTCACAACCCCCAGATGAGGACGATTCCGGCCGTCGTGACGAACGCCAGCAGGAACTGGAGCGGGCCGCCGACCTTGAGGAAGTCGGTGAACTCGTAGCCCCCGGGGCCGTACACCATCAGGTTCGTCTGGTACCCCACCGGCGTCATAAACGAGGTCGCCGAGGCGAACATCACCGCGAGCAGGAACGAGAACTCCGACGCGCCCAGACTCACCGCCGCATCGACGGCGACAGGGATCATCAACACGACCGTCGCGACGGGCGTGATGACGTTCGCGAGCAGCCCCGTGACGATGTAAAACAGTAACAATACGAGGACGAGCGGAAGGACGTCCGCAGTCGAAACCAGGGCGCTCGCGATGATCTGCGAACCGCCGGTGGCCTCGAGGGCGATACCGAGCGGAATCACGCCCGCGAGGAGGAAAACGATGTTCCAGGAGACGGCGTCGTAGGCGTCGTTGATCGAGAGACAGCCGGTGACGACCATGAGGAACACGCCGGCGAACGCGGTGATCACGATCGGCGCGACGTTCAACGCGGCCGCGCCGATGACCCCGGCCATGATCGCGATCGCGACCGGCGTTTTCGGCGACAGCGGGGCGACCTCCTCGAGATCGGCGTCCGTCAGTCGCTCGAAGGCGTCCTCGTCGACGAAGACCAAGTCGTTCGACGCGGAGAAGTGCTCGATCGCGTCGGGATCGGTCTGGAGCAAGAGGACGTCCCCGGCGGCGAATCGAACGTCTCCGAGGTCGGTCCGGAGCAGATCGCCCTCGCGGCGGATCGCCAGCACGGTCGTTCCGTAGAACTTCCGGACGTTCATCTCGGCGAGTACTTCGCCGACGAACTCCGAGTCATCGGGGACGACCGCCTTGGCGAGAACGTCATCGCTGGGCGCGTTATCGAACGTCTCTTCGGTCACTCGTTTCCGGACGAGCTGGCTCAGGTCCTGGTCCTCGACGAAGCGGTTGACCGCCTGGAGGCTGCCGTGGACCGTGAGAACGTCGCCCTCGCGGATGCGCTGATCGGACCTGACCGCGACGAACGACTCGGCCGCGGCATCGACCGGTTCCGCGGTCGTTTCGGTCCGGATCTCGCCGCCACGGCGGAGTCGCTGGTCGCCGGTCGCCTCGAGGTCTTCGTCGACGTCCCCACTGTCGTACTCGAGGACCTGCCGCTTCCGTTCCGTCTCGCCGTCCCGACGGAGCTGGAGGACGCGAACGTTCGCGTCTGTTTGCGCCTCGAGGTCGCCGACGGTGAGCCCGACCGGTTTCGAATCGGAACGAACGCGGACCGCGGTGAGGTGGTCCTCGAGATCGAACTCATCGACGGGGTCGGCGTCGACAGGGATCCGCGCGGGCGTCAGCCAGCGGCCGACGGTCCCGAGGTACGTGAGTCCGACCACGAGGATGACGAACCCGAGCAGCGTGAACTCGAACATGCCCAGCGACTCGCGGCCGAGGAGTTCGACGGCGAACTCGCTGGCGAGGAGGTTCGTCGAGGTCCCGATGAGGGTGAGGGTGCCACCGAGGATCGCCGCGTAGGAAAGCGGCAGGAGGAGTTTCGACGGCGAGATGCCGGTTTTCTCGGCGAGTTCGGAGATCATCGGGATGAAGACCGCCACGACGGGCGTGTTGTTGATAACGCCCGCGAGCGGTCCGGTCGTACAGATCGTCGCCGCCAGCGCTCGCTTCTCACTGCCGTTCGTCACCGTTGCGAGGGAGAGTCCGAGTCGCTGGACCAGGCCCGTCCGCTGGATCGCCGCGCTGAGCATGTACATCGCGACGATCGTTATCGTCGCGGTGCTCGCAAAGCCCGAGATCGCCGCCTGCGGGCCGACGCCCGTCAGCGGCTCGAGTGCGGCCAGCGAGACGATGATCCCGATCGCCGTCACGTCGTTCGGAAGCGCTTCGGTGACGAACAACACGAGAGCGGCGAAAATTAGTCCGAAGACGACCAGCGCCCCGGTAGAAATCCCACCGATCATCGGCCGATCAGTCGGCGAGGATCGCCGAAAACTGGTCGCAACTGGGTCGGCGAGCGTTCGACGACGAACGCTACTGGCGTCGCGTTCACACTAACTCGAGTACGGACAACTCATAAAACAATATCTGTTCACCGGTCGGCGGACGCGTCCAGCGACGGACGATTCGAGGCCGTCCCGTGCGCGTCGTCTTCCGCGGATCGCCGGAACCCATCGGCGGCGTCTCGAGAAGGTATTTACTCTCCGACGGAGTCCTACCGTACATGTACGATTTCGTCGTCGTGGGCGTCGGCCCGGCCGGGGCGCGCTTTTCGCGACGAGCCGCCGAAAACGGCTATGACGTGCTCGCACTCGAGCAGGGAACGGTGGGGACGCCGCTCGCCTGTTCGGGGCACGTGAGTACGGACATCTGGGCGTTCACCGGCGAGGGCGCACGCGAGGAACTGTTCCAGAACGAGGTCTACGGCGCGCGCTTTCACGTCGGCGGGCCACACAGCGAGTCCTACCCGTTCTACAAGGACGAGGTCGCGTCGAACGTCATCGACCGCGTCGGACTGGACCGCCACCTCGCCGAGCTCGCGCGCGAGGCGGGCGCGGACGTCCGCGAGGAACACACCGTCACGGCGGTGACCGAGCGCCGCGATCGGGTCGAGGTCGTCGCCAACGGCCCCGACGGCACCGTCAGCTTCGAGGCGAAGATGCTCGCCGGCTGCGACGGCGCACGGTCCCGGGTTCGGGACGAGCTTTCGCTCCCTCAGCCCGGCGAACTCCTCCACGGCGTGTTGGCGTTCTCCGAGGAGGACGACCACGAGAACTTCGTCGACGTCCACCTCACCGCGCCGACGTTCTTCGCGTGGCGCATTCCGCGCGGCGAGGCGGGCGTCGAGTACGGGCTGGCCGCGCCCCCGGGCGTCCAGGTCAACAAGCACTTCCGGGAACTGATCGACGGCTACGAGATCGACGTCTCCCATCGCTGCTCGGGCGCGATTCCGATCGACCCGCCGGATCGCGTGACCAGCCGGCGGGCGTTTCTCATCGGCGACGCGGCAGCCCAGACCAAGCCCTTCACCGGTGGCGGCATCCTCTACGGCATGACCTGCGCCGACCACGCCGCTCGAGAGATCGACCCGGAACGTCCCGTGACGCTCGCGGCCTACGAACACGCCTGGCGCGACGACCTGGCGCGCGAGCAGGAACTCGGGCGCTACCTCCGCCGGGCCTACTCCTTCCCGGAACCGCTCCAGCACGTC contains:
- the spt4 gene encoding transcription elongation factor subunit Spt4, yielding MASDRLVCRECHRVNDPDNETCDSCNSSSLTEDWAGYVVIAHPEESEIATEMQVTEPGAYALKVR
- a CDS encoding GTP-dependent dephospho-CoA kinase family protein gives rise to the protein MARDDERSSESDPADPDEQLLVLPDDLRHELKEPMGPIETDAETLLEDVDGPLIAVGDVVTYHFLQAGRPPDVALVDERTKRQEVDEEIRETVTEATHLEAMNPPAEISAAVIEALLEGLAREEPTTVLVEGEEDLVALPAIVAAPEGASVVYGQPDEGMVHVKVSDEHRAEMRALLDRFEGDTERFWKLLDRDDG
- a CDS encoding class I SAM-dependent methyltransferase; this encodes MRDDSEAKRAAASSFDVAAVDYFDSDVHRQGTDLERLADWCRDADEVLDVATGAGHVAGAVAERGVSTVVAVDASRAMVATAEREFDGVAGAMADAERLPFAANSFDAVSCRIAAHHFPDPEAFVAEVARVLRPGGTFAFEDSVAPDDDALESFLDRVERLRDPTHVRSYRTDRWCEWLEERGFVVEGVHRLRKTLEFDSWTAAQSVDADRRAELESVLLDASPAAASFFEIEAEDGTVRSFANLKALVRATRVE
- a CDS encoding cyclase family protein; protein product: MCDLLTADDTALIDLSIGLEDGPPSEPMPPSIDAFDHEVGAERLAQNLRALGHDIDASDFPEGMGLAWEDLEVIPHAGTHLDAPWHYGPEVDGEPAKTIEEIPLEWCRGNAVVLDFRWMEPGAEISVADLEAALDELGHDLSPGEIVLIQTGADELWGTPDYLTQFPGMGGEGTKYLVERGVNVIGTDAYGFDKPFTAMGERYVESGDEAELWPAHVAGREVEYCQIEKMANLDALPRKTDIPIVAFPIKIENGSAGWVRPVAFIESAGRGADV
- a CDS encoding SLC13 family permease — its product is MIGGISTGALVVFGLIFAALVLFVTEALPNDVTAIGIIVSLAALEPLTGVGPQAAISGFASTATITIVAMYMLSAAIQRTGLVQRLGLSLATVTNGSEKRALAATICTTGPLAGVINNTPVVAVFIPMISELAEKTGISPSKLLLPLSYAAILGGTLTLIGTSTNLLASEFAVELLGRESLGMFEFTLLGFVILVVGLTYLGTVGRWLTPARIPVDADPVDEFDLEDHLTAVRVRSDSKPVGLTVGDLEAQTDANVRVLQLRRDGETERKRQVLEYDSGDVDEDLEATGDQRLRRGGEIRTETTAEPVDAAAESFVAVRSDQRIREGDVLTVHGSLQAVNRFVEDQDLSQLVRKRVTEETFDNAPSDDVLAKAVVPDDSEFVGEVLAEMNVRKFYGTTVLAIRREGDLLRTDLGDVRFAAGDVLLLQTDPDAIEHFSASNDLVFVDEDAFERLTDADLEEVAPLSPKTPVAIAIMAGVIGAAALNVAPIVITAFAGVFLMVVTGCLSINDAYDAVSWNIVFLLAGVIPLGIALEATGGSQIIASALVSTADVLPLVLVLLLFYIVTGLLANVITPVATVVLMIPVAVDAAVSLGASEFSFLLAVMFASATSFMTPVGYQTNLMVYGPGGYEFTDFLKVGGPLQFLLAFVTTAGIVLIWGL
- a CDS encoding geranylgeranyl reductase family protein, with protein sequence MYDFVVVGVGPAGARFSRRAAENGYDVLALEQGTVGTPLACSGHVSTDIWAFTGEGAREELFQNEVYGARFHVGGPHSESYPFYKDEVASNVIDRVGLDRHLAELAREAGADVREEHTVTAVTERRDRVEVVANGPDGTVSFEAKMLAGCDGARSRVRDELSLPQPGELLHGVLAFSEEDDHENFVDVHLTAPTFFAWRIPRGEAGVEYGLAAPPGVQVNKHFRELIDGYEIDVSHRCSGAIPIDPPDRVTSRRAFLIGDAAAQTKPFTGGGILYGMTCADHAAREIDPERPVTLAAYEHAWRDDLAREQELGRYLRRAYSFPEPLQHVGLGALSGEIGVHMDRPTSLVSPTHLKAMLSRLRS